Proteins encoded within one genomic window of Burkholderiaceae bacterium:
- a CDS encoding Long-chain-fatty-acid--CoA ligase, with protein MMNVSETEFGLVADLIHDHAAQAPERRALVCGGHTLSYSALDALMDRVACALQRDGVRAGDAIAICAGTSIDYAAVFLGALRAGIAVAPLAPSSSASSLWRMVADAGARLLFVDADVAAALDAAAPIPAVAAVPRIALDGSAAGRPLADWLAPEGSRPAPVALGPADPFNIIYSSGTTGEPKGIVQGHGMRWSHVRRGAAFGYGPDSVTLLATPLYSNTTLVTFFPTLAFGGTVVLMPKFDALRYLELAQAEHVTHTMLVPVQYQRIMARPEFGRFDLSAYRFKFCTSAPFSAALKADVLARWPGGLVEYYGMTEGGGTCILQAHLHPDKLHTVGQPAAGHDIRLIDDFGTEALPGEAGEVVGHSPGMMTGYHGQPEQTRAAEWFSPEGKRFIRTGDIGRFDADGFLTLFDRKKDMIISGGFNIYPSDLEAVLREHPVVADAAVVGVPSEAWGETPVAFVVRRPGSDTSADASAGALLAWFNARVGKTQRLADLVLLGELPRSAIGKVLKRELRERWIGNPTRA; from the coding sequence ATGATGAATGTCTCCGAAACCGAGTTCGGCCTGGTCGCCGACCTGATCCACGACCATGCAGCGCAGGCGCCCGAGCGGCGCGCGCTGGTCTGCGGCGGGCACACGCTCAGCTACTCCGCGCTCGACGCGCTGATGGACCGTGTCGCCTGCGCGCTGCAGCGTGACGGCGTGCGTGCCGGCGACGCGATCGCGATCTGCGCCGGCACCAGCATCGACTACGCGGCAGTATTCCTCGGCGCGCTGCGCGCGGGCATAGCGGTCGCGCCGCTGGCGCCGAGCAGCAGCGCAAGCAGCCTGTGGCGCATGGTCGCCGACGCCGGGGCACGGCTGCTGTTTGTCGACGCCGACGTGGCCGCGGCGCTCGACGCCGCCGCGCCGATCCCGGCCGTGGCGGCCGTGCCGCGCATCGCGCTCGATGGCAGCGCCGCCGGCCGGCCGCTGGCCGACTGGCTCGCGCCGGAGGGCAGCCGCCCCGCGCCGGTCGCGCTCGGCCCGGCCGATCCGTTCAACATCATCTATTCGTCCGGCACCACCGGCGAACCGAAGGGCATCGTGCAGGGACACGGCATGCGCTGGAGCCATGTGCGCCGCGGCGCCGCGTTCGGTTACGGGCCGGACAGCGTGACGCTGCTCGCGACGCCGCTGTATTCGAACACCACGCTGGTGACGTTCTTCCCGACGCTGGCGTTCGGCGGCACCGTGGTGCTGATGCCAAAATTCGACGCGCTTCGCTACCTGGAACTCGCACAGGCCGAGCACGTGACGCACACGATGCTGGTGCCGGTGCAGTACCAGCGCATCATGGCGCGGCCCGAGTTCGGCCGGTTCGACCTGTCCGCCTATCGCTTCAAGTTCTGCACCAGCGCGCCGTTCTCGGCCGCGCTCAAAGCCGACGTGCTGGCGCGCTGGCCGGGCGGTCTGGTCGAGTACTACGGCATGACCGAGGGCGGCGGCACCTGCATCCTGCAGGCGCATCTGCATCCGGACAAGCTGCACACCGTGGGCCAGCCGGCGGCAGGGCACGATATCCGCCTGATCGACGACTTTGGGACCGAAGCCCTGCCCGGCGAGGCCGGCGAGGTGGTCGGTCACTCGCCGGGCATGATGACCGGCTACCACGGCCAGCCGGAGCAGACGCGCGCGGCCGAATGGTTCAGCCCGGAAGGCAAGCGCTTCATCCGCACCGGCGACATCGGCCGCTTCGACGCCGACGGCTTCCTGACCCTGTTCGACCGCAAGAAGGACATGATCATCTCGGGCGGCTTCAACATCTACCCGAGCGATCTGGAAGCGGTGCTGCGCGAGCACCCGGTGGTCGCCGATGCCGCGGTGGTCGGCGTGCCGTCCGAGGCCTGGGGCGAAACCCCGGTCGCGTTCGTCGTGCGCCGGCCGGGCAGCGACACCTCGGCCGATGCATCCGCCGGCGCGCTGCTTGCGTGGTTCAACGCGCGCGTCGGCAAGACCCAGCGGCTCGCCGATCTGGTTCTCCTCGGCGAGCTGCCGCGCAGCGCGATCGGCAAGGTACTGAAGCGCGAACTG